From a single Nicotiana tabacum cultivar K326 chromosome 8, ASM71507v2, whole genome shotgun sequence genomic region:
- the LOC107832142 gene encoding inositol transporter 1 yields the protein MTIVSLPGSSGYLDVSNRKVVSYFSNPYVLGLTFVAGIGGLLFGYDTGVISGALLYIKDEFPEVNQSSFLQETIVSMALVGAMIGAAAGGWINDSYGRKRATLSADVVFILGSLVMAAALDPYILILGRLLVGLGVGVASVTAPVYIAEASPSEIRGGLVSTNVLMITGGQFLSYLVNLAFTEIPGTWRWMLGVAGVPAAIQFALMLFLPESPRWLYMKKDKAEAVAVLAKIYDPYRLEEEIDQLATALEEERLRKQAVSYLDVFRKKEIRLAFFAGAGLQTFQQFAGINTVMYYSPTIVQMAGFKSNQLALLLSLIVALTNAMGTIVGIYLIDHFGRKKLALTSLSGVIVSLIFLAVAFILESSTSNSINVGGYGWIAVIGLALYIAFFAPGMGPVPWTVNSEIYPESYRGMCGGMSATVNWISNLIVAQSFLSLVEAVGTGATFLILAGIAVMAFVFVVVFVPETKGLSFEEMERIWKEKAWGSGSGKDALLEARS from the exons ATGACGATCGTTTCATTACCAGGAAGTTCAGGGTACTTGGATGTTAGTAATAGGAAAGTAGTGTCTTACTTCAGCAATCCTTATGTCTTGGGTTTGACTTTTGTTGCCGGTATTGGAGGTCTCCTTTTCGGCTACGACACAG GAGTAATATCTGGTGCACTTTTGTACATCAAGGATGAATTTCCCGAAGTCAATCAAAGCAGTTTCCTACAG GAAACTATTGTCAGTATGGCGTTGGTTGGGGCTATGATTGGAGCTGCCGCTGGGGGCTGGATTAATGACTCTTATGGACGCAAGAGAGCTACTTTATCTGCTGATGTTGTTTTCATCCTAGGATCTTTGGTAATGGCAGCAGCTCTGGATCCATACATTCTTATACTTGGACGACTTTTAGTAGGTCTTGGTGTTGGGGTTGCTTCTGTTACTGCTCCTGTGTACATTGCTGAAGCATCTCCATCAGAAATCCGTGGGGGGCTTGTGAGCACAAATGTATTAATGATTACGGGTGGACAATTTCTTTCCTACCTTGTAAATCTTGCTTTCacagag ATTCCAGGGACTTGGAGATGGATGCTTGGAGTGGCGGGAGTGCCTGCTGCTATTCAATTCGCCCTCATGCTGTTTTTACCTGAGTCTCCACGATGGCTTTACATGAAG AAGGATAAAGCTGAAGCTGTCGCTGTTCTAGCTAAGATTTATGATCCTTATCGGTTGGAGGAGGAGATTGATCAGCTTGCTACTGCATTAGAGGAAGAACGCCTTAGAAAGCAAGCTGTCAGTTACCTGGATGTATTTAGGAAGAAAGAGATCAGACTTGCATTCTTCGCAGGAGCTGGGCTGCAG ACATTTCAGCAGTTCGCAGGCATCAACACCGTGATGTACTACAGTCCAACAATTGTGCAGATGGCTGGCTTTAAATCTAATCAATTGGCGTTGCTCCTGTCTCTCATTGTCGCTTTAACGAATGCCATGGGTACTATAGTGGGAATTTACCTCATTGATCACTTTGGACGCAAAAAATTGGCTTTGACAAGCTTATCCGGTGTGATTGTGTCCTTAATTTTCCTTGCTGTAGCATTCATCCTGGAGTCTTCTACTTCTAATTCTATCAATGTCGGGGGATATGGCTGGATTGCTGTAATAGGTTTGGCCCTCTATATTGCTTTCTTTGCACCTGGTATGGGTCCTGTGCCATGGACAGTGAACTCTGAAATATACCCAGAGTCCTATAGAGGAATGTGTGGTGGTATGTCTGCTACTGTCAACTGGATATCCAATCTTATAGTGGCACAGAGTTTCCTTTCCTTGGTCGAGGCTGTGGGCACGGGTGCTACTTTCTTGATACTAGCTGGTATAGCAGTGATGGCATTTGTGTTTGTCGTGGTGTTCGTGCCAGAGACCAAGGGTTTGTCATTTGAGGAAATGGAGAGGATATGGAAGGAGAAAGCTTGGGGCAGTGGATCTGGCAAAGATGCACTTCTTGAGGCAAGAAGCTGA